Proteins encoded in a region of the Gigantopelta aegis isolate Gae_Host unplaced genomic scaffold, Gae_host_genome ctg2246_pilon_pilon, whole genome shotgun sequence genome:
- the LOC121391373 gene encoding sepiapterin reductase-like produces CKSTLVLMARNIAKLQETKQLIKNETSLVGVTVVQADLTKKPAGRAVAYSSIKAARNVFLETLSLEYPDVRMLNYSPGPCDTEMFHTVRNDATFEPTKAAFADILPLKTEESVGKLVRILKEDKFRNAEVIDYYDY; encoded by the exons GCTGCAAGTCTACATTAGTCCTAATGGCTCGAAATATTGCCAAACTACAGGAAACAAAGCAGCTGATCAAGAATGAAACATCCTTGGTAGGCGTGACTGTTGTACAGGCTGATCTGA CCAAGAAACCTGCTGGTAGAGCTGTTGCCTATTCTTCAATAAAAGCTGCCAGAAATGTTTTTCTTGAAACATTGTCTTTGGAATATCCAGATGTACGAATGCTTAACTATTCTCCTGGCCCTTGTGATACAGAGATGTTTCACACCGTTAGAAATGATGCTACATTTGAACCTACCAAAGCAGCGTTTGCAGATATTTTACCTCTCAAAACTGAAGAGTCAGTAGGTAAACTTGTGCGTATCCTTAAAGAAGATAAGTTTAGGAATGCTGAAGTAATAGACTATTATGATTATTAG